A stretch of Lysinibacillus agricola DNA encodes these proteins:
- a CDS encoding sodium:solute symporter family protein → MNISLFITFAILIFACYLGVSARKGKEMNMEQWAVGGRSFGSLTIFFILAGEMFTTFTFLGASGMAYGVGMPAVYAFNCFYFIVAYWMLPPIWKYAKKHNVMSQADFYEKKYKSVGLGVVVAIIGVIASVSYLVMQFVGLGIIVSASSYGSISSGLAVVLSGLLVTVYVTISGMHGSAWTAIFKDILILGVIIFMGVYFPFHYYGGFKPMFQAIESAHPEMLLFPAEGLSITWFVTTSIMIALAFYLFPHMQTGVFSSKSAKALRWNAASMPIYQLIIVFSVFIGFAAVLQVPGLNDADMSIFKLAQGAFPPWFVGLVGGAGALAALVPSSIVLLSSATLLSKNIFKVWRPKTTDQQLGRLSRLLVPILVVIAIFFALNESKLIGLIYIMVYSIIVQLFPALFFSLLKKNPITKIGAFAGMIVGVILVIYSTVTDTTLATLYPNLPSMIKDFDTGLLIMMINFVVTYVVGVNTEKNFNKVTDGSLEKYQQVKG, encoded by the coding sequence TTGAATATATCACTTTTTATTACATTTGCAATTTTGATATTCGCTTGTTATTTAGGTGTTAGCGCAAGGAAAGGTAAAGAAATGAATATGGAGCAATGGGCTGTTGGGGGACGAAGCTTTGGCTCATTAACTATATTCTTTATCTTAGCGGGAGAAATGTTTACCACATTCACTTTCCTAGGCGCAAGTGGGATGGCTTATGGTGTTGGGATGCCTGCAGTATATGCATTTAACTGTTTCTATTTTATTGTTGCATATTGGATGTTACCACCGATTTGGAAGTATGCAAAGAAACATAATGTTATGTCGCAAGCAGATTTTTATGAGAAAAAATATAAGAGTGTAGGTCTTGGAGTTGTTGTTGCGATTATTGGTGTGATTGCATCTGTATCCTATTTAGTAATGCAATTTGTTGGTTTAGGAATTATTGTTTCGGCATCATCGTATGGGTCGATTTCATCAGGACTTGCTGTTGTGCTTAGTGGTTTATTAGTCACCGTATATGTAACAATTTCAGGGATGCACGGATCTGCCTGGACAGCGATATTCAAAGATATTTTAATTCTTGGAGTTATCATATTTATGGGCGTTTATTTTCCATTCCACTACTATGGTGGATTCAAACCGATGTTCCAAGCGATTGAGAGCGCACATCCAGAAATGCTCTTGTTTCCGGCTGAAGGATTGAGTATTACATGGTTTGTTACAACGTCGATTATGATAGCGTTAGCATTTTATCTTTTTCCACATATGCAAACGGGTGTTTTCTCTTCCAAAAGCGCGAAGGCCCTTCGTTGGAATGCTGCAAGTATGCCTATATATCAACTTATTATCGTATTTTCTGTTTTTATTGGGTTTGCTGCGGTTTTACAAGTGCCGGGTTTAAACGACGCAGACATGTCTATATTTAAGCTTGCACAGGGTGCATTTCCACCTTGGTTTGTCGGATTAGTTGGAGGGGCAGGAGCACTGGCGGCACTTGTTCCAAGCTCAATTGTATTACTGTCATCCGCTACACTTTTATCGAAAAACATTTTTAAAGTGTGGAGACCTAAAACAACCGACCAGCAACTTGGAAGATTAAGTCGTCTATTGGTACCAATCTTAGTCGTCATTGCTATATTTTTCGCTTTGAATGAATCGAAGTTGATTGGTTTAATTTACATTATGGTCTACAGCATTATTGTCCAGCTGTTCCCAGCACTTTTCTTTAGTCTTCTGAAAAAGAATCCGATTACCAAAATAGGTGCTTTCGCAGGGATGATTGTTGGAGTCATTCTAGTTATTTATTCGACAGTAACCGATACTACATTGGCGACGTTATATCCAAATCTTCCAAGTATGATCAAAGACTTTGATACGGGGCTATTAATAATGATGATAAACTTTGTTGTCACATATGTAGTTGGCGTTAATACAGAGAAGAATTTTAATAAAGTAACAGATGGTAGTTTAGAAAAATATCAACAAGTTAAAGGCTAA
- a CDS encoding thiamine pyrophosphate-binding protein, whose amino-acid sequence MKKLLEKVAVEKSKNYQEYTVADAIVEELVDAGVEVIFGIVSIHNMPIYDAILRDGKIRMATSRGESGAVNMADAYSRATGKLGVVLTSTGAGAGNGAGSLTETWNSGTPLLHITGEADSNYIGTDQRYIHECKDQLKMMEGVNKSAFLLKRPKLIKPFMRKAIKDAVTVPTGPVTVQIPTNFQAMIIPENNLVNVENVKDLEVQVTLPEGIIGKIAAAKRPVIWVGDGIIHAGASEELVTLVNKIQAGVITSESGKGAIPEDHPLCIGNFAWFPRVEEHVSKADLLISVGVRFRGTETNGWSTPVPENHINIDLNPEAFNRNFDTQDFLIGDAKVVLAAINKGLADVEITPDLIYIEEIKEVREGVREELRSTIKPYGEIAEILNEQLPHDTILVTDVTIPGYTWANKLVDVHEPRNYLYMTGGGIGQGLPMAIGAKVGQPDKPVVLVAGDGGFMVNAGEMITAVHEDAPIIVLLFDDGGYGILKYYQEAAYGRKTAVDLKNPDFVMMAKSMGYEAEKVTSVEEFEKGLANALASKKSYMVVVDVEAVGILNYKDSNEYIRTFRPHK is encoded by the coding sequence ATGAAGAAACTATTAGAGAAAGTAGCTGTAGAGAAAAGCAAAAACTACCAAGAATACACTGTAGCCGATGCAATTGTAGAAGAATTAGTTGACGCTGGCGTTGAAGTTATATTTGGGATTGTGAGTATTCATAATATGCCGATTTATGATGCGATACTCAGAGACGGGAAAATCCGTATGGCGACATCGCGTGGTGAAAGCGGAGCTGTCAATATGGCAGATGCTTATTCGCGCGCAACTGGAAAACTAGGAGTTGTATTAACAAGCACGGGTGCTGGAGCTGGAAATGGTGCTGGTTCACTAACAGAAACTTGGAACTCTGGTACACCTCTTCTTCACATTACAGGCGAAGCGGATTCAAACTATATTGGAACGGATCAACGTTATATCCATGAATGTAAAGATCAATTGAAAATGATGGAAGGTGTGAATAAATCTGCTTTTTTATTGAAACGTCCAAAACTAATTAAACCATTCATGAGAAAAGCAATTAAAGATGCAGTAACTGTTCCGACTGGGCCAGTCACTGTCCAAATTCCCACGAATTTTCAGGCAATGATCATTCCAGAAAATAATCTAGTTAATGTAGAAAATGTTAAAGATCTAGAAGTACAAGTTACATTACCGGAAGGAATCATTGGAAAAATCGCTGCAGCAAAACGCCCAGTGATTTGGGTGGGAGATGGAATTATTCACGCGGGTGCATCAGAAGAATTAGTAACGCTAGTGAATAAAATTCAAGCAGGTGTCATTACAAGTGAGTCAGGTAAAGGTGCTATTCCTGAAGATCACCCACTATGTATTGGAAACTTTGCATGGTTCCCACGTGTTGAGGAGCATGTAAGCAAAGCAGACTTACTTATTAGTGTTGGCGTTCGTTTCCGTGGCACTGAAACAAATGGTTGGTCTACACCTGTTCCGGAAAATCATATTAATATTGACTTGAATCCAGAAGCATTCAACCGTAACTTTGATACACAAGATTTTTTAATTGGTGATGCAAAAGTTGTATTAGCCGCAATTAATAAAGGTTTAGCGGATGTAGAAATCACTCCAGATCTAATTTATATAGAAGAGATTAAAGAAGTTCGTGAAGGAGTTCGTGAAGAACTACGAAGCACAATCAAGCCTTACGGTGAAATTGCCGAAATTTTGAACGAGCAATTGCCACATGACACAATTTTAGTAACAGATGTTACAATTCCTGGCTATACTTGGGCGAATAAATTAGTTGATGTACATGAACCAAGAAATTACCTCTACATGACAGGCGGAGGAATTGGTCAAGGTTTACCAATGGCGATCGGTGCTAAAGTAGGTCAACCAGACAAACCAGTAGTACTTGTAGCTGGCGATGGCGGGTTTATGGTAAATGCTGGTGAGATGATTACAGCTGTACATGAAGATGCGCCAATAATTGTTCTGTTATTTGATGATGGAGGTTACGGTATTTTGAAGTATTATCAAGAGGCTGCTTATGGCAGAAAAACTGCTGTTGATTTGAAAAACCCAGACTTTGTTATGATGGCAAAATCTATGGGGTATGAAGCGGAAAAAGTAACTTCTGTGGAAGAGTTTGAAAAGGGATTAGCGAATGCTTTAGCTAGCAAAAAATCTTACATGGTTGTTGTTGATGTTGAGGCAGTTGGAATTCTTAATTATAAAGATTCCAATGAATATATCCGCACTTTCCGTCCGCACAAATAA
- a CDS encoding aldehyde dehydrogenase family protein, with protein sequence MTKSNEIIKGDPKLRSDINSIRLANDNDYGLAGAVFSSNSNKVLRVIQKVRSGITWMNAYHLTNIQAPWGGYKQSEIGRSIYTYGLDEYQETKQINMNLIPQPLHWFE encoded by the coding sequence GTGACCAAAAGTAATGAGATAATCAAGGGGGATCCCAAATTACGCAGCGATATAAACTCTATTCGTCTTGCAAACGACAATGATTATGGTTTAGCTGGTGCGGTCTTCTCTAGCAACAGTAATAAAGTATTACGTGTCATTCAGAAAGTTCGTTCAGGAATTACATGGATGAATGCTTATCACCTCACAAACATTCAGGCACCATGGGGCGGCTATAAACAAAGTGAAATAGGTCGTAGTATTTACACATATGGACTGGATGAGTACCAAGAAACAAAACAAATTAATATGAATTTAATCCCACAACCACTCCATTGGTTTGAGTGA
- a CDS encoding Glu/Leu/Phe/Val family dehydrogenase, with protein sequence MSTKPYLIVEWNDTETDAKGWMVVHNFVKGYTGGGTRMHPSVTREEVERLAEAMAYKYVASESETTGGCKGGIAYDYKAPDAFEVLRRYIIAMLPYIDNGVSLGSDLGTKYNDVLKIFREFGIEIPLTQSMKSDPAVLKGIKDYDDLLLQKIDGLYMNDVVTGYGVAFSADEAWKYKDGGEGARVIIQGFGCVGASCALKLSQLGYKVVGISDANLFVASEDGLDVQKLIDHKNEFGEMDQNYFENDYVVRPNSEWLDVDCDILIPCALEDVINKSNANQVKASLVVEAANIPISAEGDEIIKEKAIDIVIDFVANLGAIRSYDAVIFGLVEPNPQAVIDDIEKLCRKNVRTLFTEAKKQSRYQRDVAYEIFKPAKSDSMEYVSPNLTVVY encoded by the coding sequence ATGTCTACAAAACCATATTTAATTGTTGAATGGAACGACACGGAAACAGATGCAAAAGGATGGATGGTTGTACACAACTTTGTAAAGGGTTACACAGGTGGCGGTACAAGAATGCACCCATCCGTTACAAGAGAGGAAGTTGAGCGTCTTGCAGAAGCGATGGCGTATAAATATGTAGCAAGTGAATCAGAAACTACTGGAGGTTGTAAAGGTGGTATTGCCTATGATTATAAAGCTCCAGATGCTTTTGAAGTATTAAGGAGATATATAATTGCTATGCTACCGTATATTGACAACGGAGTTTCTTTAGGAAGTGACCTTGGTACGAAATATAATGATGTACTGAAAATCTTCCGTGAATTTGGGATTGAAATTCCTCTTACCCAATCTATGAAAAGTGATCCAGCTGTTTTAAAAGGGATAAAAGATTATGATGATTTATTACTTCAAAAAATCGATGGATTGTATATGAATGATGTAGTAACAGGTTATGGCGTTGCATTCTCTGCTGACGAAGCTTGGAAATATAAAGATGGTGGAGAAGGTGCAAGAGTTATTATTCAAGGATTCGGCTGCGTTGGTGCAAGTTGTGCGTTAAAACTTTCTCAACTAGGGTATAAAGTTGTAGGAATTTCTGATGCGAATCTATTTGTCGCTAGCGAAGATGGATTAGATGTTCAAAAGTTAATTGATCATAAGAACGAGTTCGGTGAAATGGATCAAAATTATTTTGAAAATGACTATGTAGTACGTCCAAACTCAGAATGGCTTGATGTAGATTGTGATATTTTAATTCCATGTGCGCTAGAAGATGTTATTAATAAATCTAATGCTAATCAAGTAAAAGCAAGCCTAGTTGTTGAAGCAGCAAACATCCCGATTTCTGCTGAAGGAGACGAAATCATCAAGGAGAAAGCTATTGATATTGTAATTGATTTCGTAGCAAACCTTGGTGCAATTAGATCTTACGATGCTGTTATTTTTGGATTAGTAGAACCAAATCCACAAGCAGTAATTGATGATATTGAAAAGCTTTGCCGTAAAAATGTTCGCACTCTCTTTACGGAAGCTAAAAAGCAAAGCAGATATCAAAGAGATGTTGCATATGAAATTTTTAAACCGGCGAAAAGTGATTCAATGGAATATGTTTCACCAAATCTAACAGTAGTATATTAA
- a CDS encoding amino acid permease, producing the protein MENEFDSRPKELQRSMKSRHLFMISVGGVMGTGFFLGSGYAIGEAGPFGAIAAYLFGGLIMYLVMVCLGELSVIMPVSGSFQAHAEKFIGPATGFMIGWIYWLSWAIYLGLEFVAAGLLMARWFPDVPIWIWCLVFSTLLFGINALTTRAFAEMEYWFTAIKVLAVIAFIIIGGAAIFGIVPIQGQEAPFFSNFTSSGLMPTGFIGIFVSMMTVVYAFMGSEIVGVAAGETENPERNIPVAIRTIIIRILVFYVLANFVLSAIVPWKEAGILESPFVTVFDMVGIPYAADIMNFVILTAILSVGNTGMFACARILFSLSQSGQAPLMFGKVNKRGVPINALTFTLIFAYVSLLTSVMAEETLFVLLLAISGVGGIVTWMVIAYSQFRFRRQYVASGGKVEDLKYRVPLFPLIPIVCITLCLVLVVMTAFDPTQRISLFIGFGFIALCYIFYHFKFTRKKEVPVSLAEDGGDLAR; encoded by the coding sequence ATGGAAAATGAGTTTGATAGCCGGCCGAAAGAATTACAACGCTCGATGAAAAGTAGACACTTATTTATGATCTCCGTCGGCGGAGTTATGGGTACTGGTTTCTTCCTAGGTTCAGGTTATGCTATTGGAGAAGCCGGTCCATTTGGAGCTATTGCAGCTTACTTATTTGGTGGACTTATTATGTATCTTGTTATGGTTTGCCTTGGTGAGTTGTCAGTAATTATGCCAGTGTCTGGTTCGTTCCAAGCCCATGCGGAAAAATTTATTGGACCGGCCACTGGATTTATGATTGGTTGGATATATTGGCTCAGCTGGGCGATATATTTAGGTTTGGAGTTCGTAGCAGCTGGACTATTGATGGCTAGATGGTTCCCAGATGTTCCAATATGGATTTGGTGTCTTGTCTTCTCGACATTATTGTTCGGAATTAACGCATTAACAACTAGGGCATTTGCTGAAATGGAGTATTGGTTTACAGCGATTAAAGTACTTGCAGTAATCGCATTTATTATAATCGGTGGAGCCGCTATTTTTGGTATTGTACCAATTCAAGGTCAAGAAGCTCCATTCTTCTCAAACTTTACAAGTTCTGGTTTAATGCCTACTGGATTTATCGGGATATTTGTTTCAATGATGACAGTTGTATACGCTTTCATGGGGTCGGAAATTGTTGGAGTAGCAGCTGGAGAAACCGAAAACCCGGAGAGAAATATCCCAGTAGCGATTCGCACAATCATTATACGTATTTTAGTTTTCTATGTACTTGCAAACTTTGTATTATCTGCAATTGTTCCTTGGAAAGAAGCGGGAATTCTTGAGAGTCCGTTCGTCACAGTGTTTGATATGGTAGGTATTCCATATGCAGCTGATATTATGAACTTTGTTATTTTAACAGCAATTCTTTCAGTAGGTAACACGGGTATGTTTGCTTGTGCAAGAATTTTGTTCTCTTTATCACAGAGTGGTCAAGCTCCACTGATGTTTGGAAAAGTGAACAAGCGTGGAGTACCAATAAATGCTCTTACTTTTACATTAATCTTTGCTTACGTATCTCTATTGACAAGTGTTATGGCTGAAGAAACATTATTCGTATTATTATTAGCGATTAGTGGTGTCGGTGGAATTGTCACTTGGATGGTGATTGCTTATTCGCAATTCAGATTCCGAAGGCAATATGTCGCTAGTGGCGGTAAAGTTGAAGATTTAAAATATCGCGTCCCACTTTTTCCGTTAATTCCAATTGTATGTATAACTTTGTGTTTGGTTTTAGTAGTCATGACAGCATTTGATCCTACGCAACGTATTTCGTTATTTATTGGATTTGGTTTTATAGCACTTTGCTATATCTTCTATCACTTTAAATTTACACGAAAAAAAGAAGTGCCAGTTTCATTAGCTGAAGATGGTGGTGATTTAGCAAGATAA